TATCTGTGTATTTTAGAGCTTCCATCACAGAAAAGGTTCGTCTATTAATATTTTCCTATAATCCTGCTATTGTGATGCACACAACCTTTTATTACACGTACATATAGGTGGTTGATGGTCATTTCCATTGTCAGCAGTTAGATTTATACGTGGAACGGTGcccatatttttttcacagcaTACATGCAATTAAACAATCTTTTTCCAAAACTGTACAGAATTTTAATCTTGAAAGATAAATTATGCCTTGAGCAGGATTTGAACCCCTTTTCACTGGAACCTAGCCAGGTGTGATCAACACTGCACTACCAGGACAAGCACTAATTATTGCTAGCAACATTATAACTGATTTTAGCAGTGAATGGGAGTAATATATCGTATTGGAATTCTGAGCTCAGCTGCTGTTATAAAGCTGGATTAACATGTGTTTCACAGGCCAACAACACAAATAATAGACACGTTGATTACTTCTCTTTAGCCATGTtgtcaaaagaaatgttgttggCTCAAGACAATTCATTGATTTGTCATTACATTGTCAATATATAAATTGGAATGTATAATATATGTTCTCCGCTTCTCCATCTTTTAGTGATACTTCTTATTATTACATGTTCAGATATTCGGTGAAGAATGTTCTTCTCATTGGGCTTTGGTATGGTGTAAAGAAACCCAAAATCAATTCCTTTTTGGAAGGATTTCTCTGCAAAATTGGAATGCTGGAGACAGAAGGTAACCATTCCAAAAGTAGTTTTTGGGTCAACTTTATTTTGCTCTAAGAACACAAAGTGCTTATCAATCCAGCAGGCTTTTATCGATTACACTcctaagttaaaaaaattacagaatcGAGgtcaagaaaaaaggaaaccttTGTTGTACATAATTCTTCATAATGATCAATAGCAATTTGTTGTTCCCACGGAAATTAATGGAGTGATGAAAAGTACAGCAGCATCACAGTTCTTATCTTTCAGGTCTTCTTGTATACAACAAATGGGAAGATGAATTTGTAACTTTCAAAGTGCATCTGCACTGCTGCATATGTGACCTGCCAGGAAAAGCGCTTCTCTTCCTACACAAGCTTTATAATGGATTGTTTGGTTGTATGGTACGTATTTATTCATTTCTAATAATTAGAAATTATTGCGACTTTACATGTACACTTTTTTCCTGCATTACATCTGAAGGGACAATTTCTGCTGCTTTGTTCATATATGTTATTATTACATGTAATTTGTATAGCTACTCGCATTGTAACGTGTTTTGCTGCATGCATTCTGAAAGGTCTGTTTTCACCCCGGAGTCAGACTAGCCATTCGTGGAAATGTCAGAGTATATCCCTATGCAGGTGACCAATATGAAATGAGAACAAGTGAAGCTACTAGACAGCATGCATTGCTTGCCCAGCTATCGGGTACAGATGTAAGTACAATTTCATGATTCTGCAGACCATGTAGTAATGCAAATTGTTTGGGTAAGGGTTTCACTAAAATGTTTTGGAGGTGGGACAGTATTGTAAACTAGCAAGAGACATCAGAAGGCCCTGTTTGAAGAAATGCTGCAcgcaaattattttaagttctAGACTGTCACAGTCACACGTCCCTGTATTCTAGGAAAATAATGTTAAGACCTCTCTGCATTGATAACCAGTCTACTAGTTATAACACACTTCAGCACCAGATGCTTAATTCATGTGGAGTCATCTGTTGTCTcccttgcattttttttaggtgTTTGGTGTGAAGGAGTTTTCAGTCCTTCACAACTACATGAGTGTTCCTGATGGATGTCCAGTTGACTACATGCATTGTATCCTTCAAGGTAGTTCATGTGACTATGTACATTTAAATGTTGCATTCTAAAATTAAGGCATAATTACTTACGTTGTTGGAAAactaatttttgcaaaaaacgcgtaaattaaattatacaAACTTCCTTTAGTAAAATTGATTGAATATGATGCAATCTTAtgcaatcaatttaattttcattttgttaattgATGTGACCTAATTAATAGCCATGAAGAATTAATGGTCATCAacatttgttcttgtttttattagGCACGGGAAAGTGGATTCTAAGTGCAATTGTAGACTCCAAGAATAAAGACCTGGCATTCTTCATTGATGCAGATACACAGAGGACCATTAATGCTAAGCTGCAAGCAATTGCTGTTCCACATGACATGGAAAGGAAGCCCAGATCTCTTGAGTACATTAAACGGTGGAAAGGTAAATCAAGTCCAAATAGCAaagatcattattattttaataagcaATGGAATTACATTTCTCCCTTTCATCGTCTTTGCAAGTCAGTACAGGATTTTAAGAGTGCGCAAAAACATTCTAATTCACTGTGAACACGTGAAATTCACATATATGAACTGTGAATTATGGTGCGAAGTGGTAGTGAAACTGAAGCCTGAAAAAACATCAGGGTTTTACAGGAGCCCTTACCTCTGTGATACTGGTGCAGGGCTGTCCCAGCTGAGCTAATAAGCCATCTGAGAGATGGTCATTTTGttggtatttttcttttcaggcgTTATTTTCACTACTGCTTAAGCAGTGTTCATAATTACGATGATCATTCTCATCTTCAAAATTCTAATTCTCATTCAATAATAGACCAAAAGGTCAAGTcacattaaaaagaaaaataaactattCTCAGTGTTAAACGGGTTCAATTTTAAACTGTTGACTGCACATGACAGCTTTTGGTTAATTCATCAATTCTTACTTACAGCCACAGAGATGCAGCATTTCCTGCTTTACTTTGGCCTTCCACTTCTAAAAGGCATTTTAGATGATGATCATTTCCATCATCTTGCTTTTCTCACAACTGGATTGtggatatttttgaaaaatgagatttCAAAGGAAGAGTTAGCCCTTGCTGGTGAAATAATGAGGTCCTTTTGCCGTCTCATGGAACCACTCTAtggtaataatttttcatcctacaataataattagtagTAATATAAGCATCAAGAGGAACAGTTTCCTTTGTGGGATGCTTAGCATTGTAGGACAGGaagtgagcaccaagtctcGAATGGTGGGCTTTTTGgattgttttccctcttcatcttGTCTCCCTGTATGCAAATATTGGAACTTAGTACAAAGTAGCAGAGATATTTACAAAAGCACATTTCCTGATACTTAAACTCCTAAAATGGCTAAAAATCATGAGATAAGCGTATACTTCTCGGCAAAAGTGATTTTCGCGTTATGTCATCCACTGCCAtaactttgaaatttaaaaggcAATAGTTTCCAAACGAAGGATGCTATTGAGCTGAAAAGTTGTAAACAGGTATAAATTTGGTATCTCTTATGCCTGATGAGGTTAAAACCTTTAGTGGCTCTTTAGTTTTGGATTTGCGAATTTGATGACATCACGTGCACACACTCTATACCGAAATTTGTGTaaaagagaatgaaaacacAACTTTGAAACATGCACACTGCTAAGGGGGGAAGCCCAACCAGACTACCTATGTAGATACAAACCAGAAGTAAATTGAGTAGGCATGAGTACTTATGGGACTTATACTATGTTAGAGCTATCAATTGCACCTAGCACTATCTGAGATTGTCTCACTAGTTTTTTTTGTGCTACATTTTCTGAAATTGGTACTGCTTAAGGCCAGTGATGTTAATAAGGTGTCTGGTGTTTCTGGTCGATGATGAAAAGTGTATTGTCTATAGGTGAGAGAAGTGAGACCATAAACGTTCACAGTATCACCCATTTAGAGGAACAAGTGAAATGTTTGGGACCATTATGGACCCATTCAGCATTTGCATTTGAAGCAATGATTGCACACACTCTAACAGGATTCAAGGGTACAAGATGAGCGGCTGAACAGGTacataatagtaataatcatTCATCTAGACATATGACTGTGTTATAAGTGCAATCCAACACTagttttatataattattgtacagAACAAAGTAACATTTTTAGTCACATATTTTagcatttcactttttttttttgcaactttgCAGATGGTAACGAACTACCTTATTGACAAAGAGATTCATCCCTTACAGCAAGAACTTCAAACTACTGTGATCACATCTCTCAGTGTGAAACAATTCTCAGCCAGTTTGTCTTTATCCAAACCTAGGtatgcaaaacattttacagGAGACAACTTAAGAGCTGTAGCTGTACATGAGTAATTatagtaattattttattattagtcTAGACAACCCTTTaattagttaaaaaaatatctctgTTAGGTCAAAGTGGAGTCAGCTGTCCAGTCGTGTGGCATTTTCACGACCAGCATTATTAAGAACTTTGTCTGATGATGAGGCTGCTGCTGTTAATGTGCTGTTTGCAGATAGTGGACTTCCGCCAATTGATGGATTAAAGGAATACAGTTTTGCAGAACGATTATCAGTAGATGGAACAGTGTACCACTCAGCTGCATACAAGAGGGCAGGAAAATCTTGCAGCAAAATTGTCCAGTTCTTTTCTCAAGAGACTGAACCTGGACATCTCTTTGGTGAAGTGCAGGCATTTGTAACTACAGGATCAATTCATTTGGCTTTGTTAAAGCAATACCCTATATTGGTATCTGCTATCTGTAGTGTAAACATAAACCCCCCAAGTGATGAAATTGTGAAAATATATGCAGATGCTAAATTGTTGGGAAGTCATCATGTTCCCGTTGCTGGCCCACCTGGGCCTCATCTCTGTGCAGTCTTCTGTGAAAATATTGTAGCCAAATGTGTAAAAGTTGAGGTAGATGAGCGTAATGTGTTTGCATATCTAACACCCATGACTGACATAAATTGTAGGTAAGCTGCAGTTTGTTTTACAATCTTCTGTGAAAATATTGTCAGATAAATTTTGTGTAAAAGTTGAAGTTGAGCCTTAACTGTTTGCATATCTAACTCCAATGACTGACATAAATGTAGATAGCTTATTTTGATCAGTCTACACATGCACATATAGCACCGTGCTAAGGTTAGGTGTCAGATGAAGCAGTGAAGACTATGACTAAAGTCACTGAAAAATGGGGGCATCATTAGCTTGTTGTAGAGTACTCGGCTGGTAGGGAGCATCCCATAAAAACTTTGCTTCCATGTCCcagttctttctttcttttaagaaaaaaaaaaagaaaatggtatCTTAATTAATACCCTTTGACTATTGATGTGGAATGTTTTCAATCCCTAAATTCAAGCAAACTTTCCAGTATAATCACGCATGCAATAATTCGGGGCTGTTGTTAAGGGTTGGGGCAAGGAATTTTCAAAAGATATTTTAACCCCAGCTACTTAGGTGGAAAACAGTCCCCTTCTGAATTTTGCATGAGAATATCTAgatattgtaataataataaataattcaaTGATGGATGTAAGGTTGTCATCTAAGATGGTATATTACATTCTTCTAAGTGTGTCTCCTTTTGGAGCTGAGCCTGAAACGTTCTCAAGGTGTTCTTGGGTTAAATGGCATTGTTTACTGTAATGTGGTAAACATTGGTTGTCATAGCTTGTGCGGCTTTCTCTGATGCCAAGAACTATTCAAATTGATGCCGTGACAACCTACGCTTGGTAAATTTGGCTTTACAAAAGTTCATGAcaagacaacaaaattaattagcaAAATAAAGACGTTTAAACTGATCGTCAATTTGGGCGTGTTCTTAGCTTTCTTTGTGTTCTTAGTTTTATATAATTTTCTCTTGATGCCTGATGTCAGGATTTGCCAAAATCTTAGCATGATCTTGTTTCTATCTTGTCAAGATCTTGCCAACAAAACATGCTTTACGATAACTGCAGGAGTTTACTCAcactcattggctaatttttcttgtcaatatTCAGAGAGACAcatgaattttaaattcatgGGACGCATCAGCGAGCGAGAGCGGGCAATTTGACAATTTGTTATcgtaaaaaaaagattgatgtCAGTTTGtaatgcgtctgtcctgttattgatgatgaatttcgtcataacttTGTCAAAGTAGCCTGCGAATCCACTCAACATGTTGCTCCGTGGATCCATAGCTACTTGGACAGTggtatgacgaaattcatgatcaataacaggacagaggcataaaaaactgacgtcaatttgttaactTGATCACCCAAAATGATCTTTTGAAGACCTTGCAAAGTCATTCAATTTAGTTGATGTACAATTATGCCAGAATCTTGCTACGATATTGCTCTTTTCTTGTCAAGATTTTGCAAGGTACGTGTACCTAAGATCTTGTCAAGGTCTTGCGAAGATTTCAGGCTGaacttttggaaaaaaaattgatactGGATGTTACCAAGATCTTGTCAAGATCCTGATTGTGCATGGTCAAGATCTTGCACACATCAATTTGTGCAAGATGTACATGCAGGATTGGATCTTCTCAATGTTTGGTGTGATTTTAACAAGATCTTGCCAAGTGTTTGAGATCTTGCCAAGGTCTTGCTTCTGTAAATTGCCAAGATCTTgcaaacatcaattttttaaagaGCCGTCAAGATCTTGTCATGATCTTGCCAAGATTTCATACTCAActcttgaaaacaaatgatGCAGGATTCTAGCAGGATCTTGTCAAGAttttgtttgtgtcttgtCAAGATCTTACAAACATCAACCTGTTCAAGATTGTGGCAGGATCTTGGTAGGAACTTGCCAAGATCTTGGCAAGATCCTTCCAAGATAAAGATCTTGACAAGATCATCCAAGATCTTTCATGATCATTAAAGATCTTGACAAGGTTCTCAACCTGggttgatttcaatttttagtgTAGTTAACCTTATTATATCAGTCACAAAACATAGCTTCAAATAAATACCTTTGAAGCATGCACATGAACATCAGTAATGAAGCATGACTCATAAACTACATCATCTGCAGGTGCAGCATAACTTGCATAATCTGAAACatttagaagaagaagaaggtataacaaaaattagcataataatCTGGAGAGAGTTTATTACCACTTCAATCACATATTCATGATGAAAAAGGTATTCCACTTTGAAAAACCAGGCAGTAtaaaaacaagcaattttATCACGTGgcactaataaattattatgaacCTAAACTTTTCACCTTGATCATGACAATGACTGACCACCAGCTTCCATTTAGCGAGGAGAAAAAATGTGTTATGTGATAAAACAGTCCACAACCACCTTGAGCAGTTTAGGTGTTAAGCTAATATGTAAAGATATTATGTTGACAATTAATATCATAGAATACAGATACTTTGCAGTTTAACTACTTAACAATATAAACATGATGATCAAACAAAAGTACATTAAATAAaactcctttttctttctcaaatggGACCTCATTTTTAAACCACTGGGTCTCATTACTGTAAGAAAATCTTGGTTGCTAAGAAAGATATCCTGCACTGCACCAGACACAGTTTGTGATGACTTGTGAGAAAGTAAAATTGTGTGACATTACAACCCCACTAGCCCTGACAACAAGCTAGACTTCATAGGGGCACAATAAAACAGAGGTTTACAAGCACTGCAGTTAAAACTTGGTTATCCAGACTTGTTGGGACCTCGGTAAATACCGGTAGTCTGGATAATCAAAAACATGAATATGATTGAGAtagaaatgtaaacaaaaggtATGTGGCAGAGGAGACATTTCAATATTGTGAAATCTACACAGCCTGTATGTATTTACAAAtcaaaactttcattttagATATTTACAAAGGTCTACCATGTTCAAGCatgtttgtttgcttcaaaGACTTGTATGTACCTTGATTGCATTGCAAAATCCACCATAATTGTCTCAGCTGATAAAAAGGCTCGCTTTAGTATCGTAGACATGTTTTGTTATTTGAGTTTACGATTGATTGCCTGTGTGTTTACATCACCCACGCAGAAGGGACTAATGAATAAAGCATCAAATTCCCTTAATTGGCAATAAAACAATTGGGCCAATCAGAtatcagctgaatgcatcagaatatTTCTTAGTCTTGTCGCAAAAATTCTGAAAAGCACACAAGATAACACGCTGTTTTAACAGTGTCTCAAAGGATTATAGGCTTTTTGCGACTTTGAGTTTAAGATCACAGGTAATTAACATTCATGAAAAAATTGGTGCCAGAGAAGGAGTTTGGATAATTGACTAGACCACATAATTGAGGTCCGGATAATTGAAGTTCAACTGTATGCAATTATTACTCTTTTAAAAAGGCAGAATCACTAACAGTTGTATTTAGTAAAGTCCACACTAAACAACAGAACATAATGCAGTTCGATGATCTGGCAGCCTTTACTACATGTTTCTCAAATGATAACATTTTGACAGAGTAATAAATACTACAACTTTCAAAGGTACACTGTTAAGGTAGTTTTGATAAAAATGGCTCATATAATATATAAACTGTAAATGTCTCTTTTCATTTCtgggaaaaaattttcttaatttcattttcttaattttttttttctttttgtgtttcccAGCCAGTCCAAAAGGACAATGCctataaatttacaatttctAGAGACTTCAACAGAAAACACTTCTGCCACATACTTCAATAAAACAGCACCATAGGTATcaaagtaacaataattaaattcattGTGCACTTTCATTAGCATCTAGAAAAGTATTGCAATAAAGTGCCTTTTTAAATATGACTTAAAAGGTTTGTTCTTTGTTGATTgactaatattattttaaaaaaattcaaataattgtACGTTGGACAGACTCTACTCACTCCACTTTGTTTGAAACTACAATTGATTTATTTGAGAATGCACTAATGTGCATATGGTATTCATGTCACTCATACACTAATGAAACACACAAGCAGGGAAACTTGGCAAGGTTAATTGGCACATAAGTGAGAGCACTGGCCTTCCACCAACATGGTGCAGGTTCGATTTCCTGTCCCACTGTCATACGtagattgagtttgttggttctctactcagTTCTTagaggtttttccctgggttctccagttttcccctctcaccaaaaaccaacatcaTTTTGATTTGATATCTTGTGATTCAATTTGATTTGTCTCCCTACTTAGTAGGGCACTTGTGCCTGGCTATAAAAATGACACTTacataaagttattattattgtaagcaTCATCAAATCTTGTGTCTCATGGTCCACTAAGAACGTGATTGATAGCTCAATCAAATATCAATGAAGGAATCCATCCATTTATATGTCAAACCTACTATCACTTGACTAGTGGCACACTCCAACGCATGCAATAGACCAAGATACATCCAATACTCAATGGCTACAGTTTAATGGCTTATAGTCAAGCAATGTTTGGTCAATACAACACTGATACTGTATAAAACCTACAGACCACTGACATTTCATTGACACTTGTCTTACAAGTGGTGTTGACCAAAACAACAGTTTTAACACCCAAGTCGACTGCTGCCATTTCTGCATGTTTAGAGGCTTTTCACCATAAAGTTAATGACAAGAAAATATTGCAATCATCAACAGCAAAACCAATGAATTACTTATTAATCAGTAGTTGAACACTGTTGCACCAATATAATGCCTCCACACCACTGATGTTATGGTGATCGACAGCCAATCATTTCTTGCAACTAACACTTTACTGATCATTGGTTGATGTGGCAGACAATACAAAATATTCATAGTTGACCCCTATGGGGTCACGTATGGTCCACGAGCATGTGTTAAATCAGGGTCCGAAATTGCGCTCTCCTggtcgccaatgcgactaaaaattttgcactggCGACCAGAATTTCACAACTGGTCGCCAGCGGGCGATTAACTATTTCATGCCACGATAATTAAACAATGACTTTGATTTTCAACCAAATCGATTGAAATAAAATCCAAAGCTGGCCACCAATTGGTCACTTATTTTTTCCCTTCTGCTGCTTTTGAAGTATAAAACCGATTTTCGTGTTATTATAAATCTACCACAATGTTTTACAGCTACTTGATGATCAGTGTGAAGCTGtactgccattttttttcagcggTTTCCCATAACATACGTATTGTTGTGGTGGTGGTGAAAAAGTGTTGACTCCTGCCATTCGCAAGCGATTCGAAAATCTATGCCTTCAAAGTTTAGCTCTGACCAAGCTGTCTTTTAGAGACTTTCCTTTGCGATATGATAGTATGGGTGGCTcctgaaaatttctttcaggttcggttgattttgaataagGTGCCATTTAACACATAAGTATATTTTTGAGGTTAGGTAAAGGCGGGTGGTATTGTGTtacaaaaggaaatattttcttttttgtgctgttgtctttgttttcaagggacCTTTTTCTATCTTTGAAGTTAATGTCAAAAGGATGTTtctctaaaaattcatttgggTACCCTCTGTTCTTTAGGCGTGTTTTGAAACACTGCATGTTTTTATTAAACGTCAAGTGTGATGAATTTGTTCTTAGGAGGAGCAGCGCCTCTCCTTTTTTTACGCCTGGTGGATGACACGAATAAAAATTCGTATATTGAAAggtctctgtttgtttgtaatgcGTTTGCACATCGAAAATCGATGTTTGCACATCGAGAAGGTGCAAAAGTGACTTGAAACAGTTAGAGGTCGCACAAAACTCTTTATATGGCCGGCATTCAATTCGTTTGTCGTGGTTTTTGAGTGGTAGGTGTGTTTGTATTTAATCTTATTCGTTAGCGGAAAAACCGTTCTGATCCTAAAGGTAATTcctctgaaataaaagtggcaatagattttcgttcaaactttgtccactgaatatttatcataattatgagaacttcaattttgaaattaaaaagggGGGGTGCCCATGCTCATTAACGAGCACCGAGGCATTGAAAATGCCCCATTTTAGCATTATTTAGTGCTTATCAGAAAAACGCTTTccagtaataattgtaaatttttgtgacCGAGACTTATGAGGACATGCATTAAACTACAGTCAGTACGTTGTTTCGGAcccaaataaacattttaagtttgatTGAGACAGAAAGCTGAATCCTTGattaaaatttgaaccaaatttcCTGACATGGTTACCAAACGGCAAATAGAAAAGACCAcagtttattttctgttttccttatttattcaattttcagcaATAGAAATCAGATGAGTCTTTTCTCACACTAAACTTACGATCAGTTGATTACaatgactggaaaaaaagGTGGGGTGCCCGTGCTCGTTGGTGAGCTAGagccatttttcaactgacagaGCTCAATATCAAGAcaaatccgccatgtttttaatgtgcgCTTGCACGAGCGCGTGCTAAATGACGCCATAAATTTTGCGCAGAAAGGATGCGCAATGCAAATgtgaggaattaccttaaaaGAAACATTGGCGACCAGAATTTTCCACCTGGCGAccaaaaattttggtttgtATTTCGCTGCGaaggaaaaattttattgacacTTTTTGGCGACCACATTTTTCCATGTGGCCACTGGGAAAAAATTTGCAGTCACCAGTTGGCGCCTGCctaaaaaagttaatttcggaCCCTGTAAATGCCGTGggaattgaatgaaaaaagcaAGGCACTAGGCTAAATGTGCTAAAGGGAACTCAAataacctgaaaaattttgttggcaACTTTAAAACTTGCTACGACGTGGATTTGAGAAGGTTTGACAATGTGACGCCTGTATTCTAGCATGGAAACTAAGCTCAAGTAGATATTGTCCACAGTTTTACTTGCATAAAATTGTAccaaaatgaccaaatttcTACAAATCAAAATTGGAAATACGAACATATAATTTGAAGAGGTAAATGAGGTCACGTCACAACAACATCTTAGTTGTATGGTGATGTCCTTTAAACATGTCAGTGGCTATAAAGCTCTCAGTGACAGAGTGCATGATTTTCACCTTGCTTTGTTTGGACCAGATCGTTCTCTTTCATACCTTTCTTTAGCTCTTTTTATCATTCCGGAATGTGTTTGTTGCTTGATGACACTTCCATTGTCATGAAACTCATTCTAGTAAGTcttcaaatgaaatgttttttgaataTGACCTCACTTCAGTGCACTTAACGTCTCCATAATTCTTTCCTGAACTGCATCAAAGAATTATTTGAGTGAAACAGGTTTTTCAATTGAAGTTCCTCATCTTTTTGTGTCTAGCAGATGATGcataattgaaaagaaatgccTGCATTGCTAGGAAACTCCAAAGCAATCCTCACTACATTCTCTGTAAATATGACAGACCTCTACTCTGATTAGAACTACTTCTGACCATCAGAAGAAATCCAATGTCctgatttcattttgttttttttttcaaaccaaagtCACAGCTAAGTTTTCTGGTTGTAGAAGTTGTATGTAAGCACATCATTCTGCAaattatttatctatttttcACATTTGTATGATTTTGAGAGCATAAAGTACCTTTACTGAAAGCCCCTACCGTGTAACCATATGTTTGAGCACACAGGTATTATCTACCAACAAATACTTTCTACCTCATTATTTTGCAATGTCCTATGCTCTCCTGTGCAGTTTTTGTGATAGCCTAATTTCATGCAATTTCATAAATAAGTTTGATTGAACAAACGAAATCTACTGGCAATTCTTCTGTTACTCTTTGCCTTTGACAAGAGACATTCAAGGGCTTTCTTGTGCAGCTCTTGTGTGGGACATGATTTCCTGCTTGC
The DNA window shown above is from Acropora palmata chromosome 7, jaAcrPala1.3, whole genome shotgun sequence and carries:
- the LOC141886991 gene encoding uncharacterized protein LOC141886991 isoform X1; the protein is MPSLANIAKVRVCSICTKKIEGDATECEDGHPAGRPSKEDSYFIELPLEPQLKMIIEENLSEIFGGCRKQVLECTEEASSYKDITDGTLYKNFYKEVHSESGDRTCCHLSLMISTDGAPVFKSIHCSIWPLYLCILELPSQKRYSVKNVLLIGLWYGVKKPKINSFLEGFLCKIGMLETEGLLVYNKWEDEFVTFKVHLHCCICDLPGKALLFLHKLYNGLFGCMVRIYSFLIIRNYCDFTCTLFSCITSEGTISAALFIYVIITCNLYSYSHCNVFCCMHSERSVFTPESD
- the LOC141886992 gene encoding uncharacterized protein LOC141886992: MRTSEATRQHALLAQLSGTDVFGVKEFSVLHNYMSVPDGCPVDYMHCILQGTGKWILSAIVDSKNKDLAFFIDADTQRTINAKLQAIAVPHDMERKPRSLEYIKRWKATEMQHFLLYFGLPLLKGILDDDHFHHLAFLTTGLWIFLKNEISKEELALAGEIMRSFCRLMEPLYGNNFSSYNNN